In Limosilactobacillus sp. WILCCON 0051, a single window of DNA contains:
- the pgmB gene encoding beta-phosphoglucomutase, translating into MKFEDLKGFAFDLDGVIADTARFHTQAWHQLADKVGTTWTPELQESLKGVGRMDSLELILKAGGHENDYTQAEKEALAAEKNDNYLRLVETLTPADVLPGMQAFLDDIRAKGYQMVLASASKNAPKVLKYLKLSDYFDGIVNPASVKHGKPAPDIYIAAAEMMNLPVANVAGLEDAQAGVQAINDAGELSIGIGAGLDDADIRFDATKDVTLEAIKAQLD; encoded by the coding sequence ATGAAGTTTGAAGATCTGAAGGGTTTTGCCTTTGACCTGGACGGCGTTATTGCCGACACGGCCCGTTTCCACACGCAAGCCTGGCATCAATTAGCCGACAAAGTAGGAACGACTTGGACGCCAGAACTGCAGGAAAGTCTGAAAGGTGTCGGCCGAATGGATTCGCTGGAGCTGATCTTAAAGGCGGGTGGTCACGAAAACGACTACACGCAAGCAGAAAAGGAAGCCCTGGCTGCTGAAAAGAACGACAACTACCTGCGTTTGGTTGAAACCTTGACGCCAGCTGATGTTCTGCCAGGCATGCAGGCCTTCTTGGATGATATTCGTGCCAAGGGTTATCAAATGGTACTGGCATCGGCTTCCAAGAACGCGCCTAAGGTATTGAAGTACTTGAAATTAAGCGACTACTTTGATGGGATCGTCAACCCAGCTTCGGTTAAGCACGGTAAGCCAGCTCCTGACATCTACATTGCAGCCGCTGAAATGATGAACCTGCCTGTTGCCAACGTGGCAGGCCTGGAAGATGCTCAAGCCGGCGTGCAAGCCATTAACGATGCTGGCGAGCTCTCAATCGGTATTGGTGCCGGACTTGATGATGCCGACATTCGCTTTGACGCAACCAAGGACGTTACGTTGGAAGCAATTAAGGCTCAGCTCGACTAG